From the Phyllobacterium zundukense genome, one window contains:
- a CDS encoding LTA synthase family protein, giving the protein MAERVRQIEPETDGIERPEKVSVLSHALTGSLRIADYLIATCVLSTILVFLIEIIARGSFVDTILFFEQTNRPAWTTVGIYACIVIGLDAVLGRSHHGLLLIAPLALLFAWIGRQKALYLGDPIYPSDFLYSRQLVDLFPLLARERPWTAMGIVVAAVIALVLLVFLWHLLRRRALPLNLKARLWRLGITIPLLAVFVSAMDHSTFSWTRDRLRVLPIMWDQKENYAYNGFTMAFALNVPMANVTAPEGYSAQAIEAIAAPSSTAFTASEKPDIIMVMSESFWDPTRLPGVDFNRDPIPAVRANQTGAIFSPEFGGMTANVEFEALTGFSNAFLPYGSIPYQQYVRQPLPSLATFLKSAGYVTKAIHPFRQWFWNRRNVYEAFGFDTFMSEGNLPKLAERGPLVSDQALTEEIIRQADEMQQPLFFFAVTLQGHGPYEPHRYKDPSIDVTTQAGEAARATIRTFAEGVSDADSSLRYLMNWANKRERPTILVFFGDHLPPLGQAYVATGYMRERIADRRAPFSDMLKQHETPLVIWSNRTGTVFGVGTVSPVFLPLHVLELAGIGHPYYTGFLGSVRDHYKVIDRHILWSSDDEAKENWAGNPHINPWIANFRLLQYDMMFGAQHGTNRFFPEMNAHQPAM; this is encoded by the coding sequence TTGGCCGAGAGAGTCCGGCAGATTGAGCCTGAAACGGATGGCATTGAGCGGCCGGAGAAAGTGTCCGTCCTGTCGCATGCGCTCACAGGTTCATTGCGCATCGCCGACTATCTTATCGCGACGTGCGTGCTGTCAACTATCCTGGTCTTCTTAATTGAAATCATCGCGCGCGGTTCTTTTGTGGACACAATTCTGTTCTTTGAGCAGACAAATCGCCCGGCATGGACGACCGTTGGCATCTATGCGTGCATAGTAATCGGTCTTGATGCGGTTTTGGGACGCTCGCACCACGGGCTGCTGTTGATCGCGCCCCTTGCTTTGCTGTTTGCATGGATCGGTCGGCAGAAAGCGCTCTATCTTGGCGACCCGATTTATCCTTCTGATTTTCTTTATTCGCGTCAACTCGTTGACCTGTTTCCCCTTCTTGCGCGCGAGCGGCCTTGGACGGCAATGGGTATCGTCGTCGCTGCGGTCATCGCCCTGGTTCTGCTTGTCTTCCTCTGGCATCTCTTGCGCCGACGCGCATTGCCTCTGAACTTAAAAGCAAGGCTTTGGCGACTTGGGATAACCATCCCCTTGCTGGCGGTTTTTGTTTCGGCGATGGACCATTCCACGTTTTCCTGGACTAGGGACCGTCTGCGGGTGCTGCCCATCATGTGGGACCAGAAAGAGAACTATGCCTACAACGGCTTTACTATGGCCTTCGCCCTCAACGTTCCAATGGCTAATGTAACGGCCCCAGAAGGCTATTCGGCACAAGCGATCGAGGCGATTGCGGCACCGTCATCTACCGCTTTCACCGCCTCGGAAAAGCCCGACATCATCATGGTGATGAGCGAATCGTTCTGGGACCCGACCCGGTTGCCCGGAGTGGATTTCAATCGGGATCCCATTCCTGCCGTCCGCGCCAATCAGACGGGCGCAATCTTTTCGCCGGAATTCGGCGGCATGACGGCCAATGTGGAATTCGAGGCGCTTACCGGCTTCTCCAATGCATTCCTGCCCTATGGCAGCATTCCATACCAGCAATATGTGCGACAGCCATTGCCCTCCCTGGCGACATTCTTGAAGAGCGCGGGCTATGTGACCAAGGCGATCCATCCCTTTCGCCAATGGTTCTGGAATCGCCGCAACGTTTATGAAGCCTTCGGTTTCGACACCTTCATGTCCGAGGGAAATCTGCCAAAGCTTGCCGAGCGCGGCCCGCTTGTGTCCGATCAGGCCCTGACCGAAGAGATCATCAGGCAAGCCGACGAGATGCAACAACCGTTGTTCTTCTTCGCCGTCACGTTGCAAGGCCATGGTCCTTACGAACCGCACCGGTACAAGGATCCGTCGATCGACGTGACGACACAAGCCGGCGAAGCCGCACGTGCGACAATTCGTACGTTTGCCGAAGGTGTATCGGATGCCGATAGCAGCCTCAGGTATTTGATGAATTGGGCCAACAAACGCGAGCGTCCCACAATCCTCGTTTTCTTTGGCGATCATCTGCCTCCGCTCGGACAGGCTTACGTAGCAACCGGCTATATGAGAGAGCGGATCGCCGATCGGCGGGCACCATTTTCCGACATGCTGAAACAGCATGAGACGCCTCTGGTCATCTGGTCAAACCGCACCGGAACGGTTTTTGGCGTCGGCACCGTTAGCCCCGTATTCCTTCCGTTGCATGTGCTCGAACTTGCCGGCATCGGCCATCCCTATTATACGGGTTTTCTCGGTTCGGTCCGCGACCATTACAAAGTCATCGACCGGCACATTCTGTGGTCTTCCGACGACGAGGCTAAGGAAAATTGGGCGGGGAACCCGCATATAAACCCGTGGATCGCAAATTTTCGCCTGCTGCAATATGACATGATGTTCGGCGCACAGCACGGTACGAATAGGTTCTTCCCCGAAATGAATGCACATCAACCAGCGATGTGA
- a CDS encoding NAD-dependent succinate-semialdehyde dehydrogenase, producing MVLKDLTLFRQAALVGGQWIEANLANSNLIRNPATGEELGYVPELGTLETRRAIEVARVAQKSWARRTAKERSSILRRWFELILQHRQDLARILTLEQGKPLAEAEGEVAYGASFIEWFAEEARRVYGDIIPGHHPDKRILVMKQPIGVVAAITPWNFPNAMVTRKAGPALAAGCAVVLKPAPQTPFSALALAVLAERAGLPEGLFSVITGSAVEIGAEMTSNPIVRKLTFTGSTHVGTELYRQSAGTIKKLGLELGGNAPFIVFDDADVDAAVEGAMIAKFRNNGQTCVCANRMYIQNGIYDAFAQKLSAKVAKLRVGNGLESNVDLGPLINAAAVQKVEDHISDAISKGARVLSGGKAHSLGGTFFEPTVLCDVTGAMLLASEETFGPVAPLFRFVNEDDVIRQANDTEFGLAAYFYAADLARVFRIAEALEYGMVGVNTGLISTAEAPFGGVKSSGLGREGSKYGIDDFSEIKYVCLGGIA from the coding sequence ATGGTCCTCAAGGACTTAACTTTATTCCGCCAGGCGGCGCTGGTTGGAGGACAATGGATAGAAGCAAACCTGGCGAACTCCAATCTGATAAGGAATCCTGCAACCGGCGAAGAACTGGGATATGTGCCGGAACTCGGAACCCTTGAGACACGAAGGGCGATCGAAGTAGCGAGGGTCGCCCAGAAATCTTGGGCGCGGCGAACAGCGAAAGAACGGTCCAGCATACTTCGGCGCTGGTTCGAACTCATACTGCAGCACAGACAGGACCTTGCCAGGATACTCACGTTAGAACAGGGCAAGCCGCTCGCTGAAGCAGAGGGAGAGGTTGCCTACGGGGCAAGTTTCATAGAGTGGTTCGCCGAGGAAGCTCGCCGTGTGTATGGCGATATTATTCCCGGCCATCATCCGGACAAACGTATTCTCGTGATGAAGCAACCAATAGGCGTCGTTGCAGCCATCACCCCATGGAATTTCCCAAATGCCATGGTCACCCGCAAGGCTGGTCCAGCATTGGCAGCGGGATGCGCTGTGGTCCTCAAACCCGCGCCACAGACGCCCTTCTCTGCCCTTGCCCTTGCTGTCCTTGCCGAACGGGCCGGGCTACCGGAGGGGTTGTTCAGTGTGATCACCGGTTCTGCAGTAGAGATCGGAGCGGAGATGACGTCCAACCCAATCGTGCGCAAGTTGACATTCACCGGCTCGACCCACGTCGGAACAGAACTCTATCGGCAGAGCGCTGGCACGATCAAGAAACTGGGCCTTGAACTGGGCGGCAATGCACCTTTCATCGTTTTCGACGATGCAGACGTCGATGCCGCCGTCGAAGGTGCGATGATTGCCAAGTTTCGCAACAATGGGCAAACCTGCGTGTGCGCAAACCGCATGTACATTCAGAACGGTATCTACGACGCATTCGCACAGAAACTTTCGGCGAAGGTGGCAAAACTTCGGGTTGGAAACGGCCTTGAAAGCAACGTAGATCTTGGGCCCTTGATTAATGCTGCTGCGGTTCAAAAGGTTGAGGACCATATTTCCGACGCCATCAGCAAAGGCGCTCGCGTCCTCTCGGGCGGAAAGGCGCACTCATTGGGCGGTACGTTCTTCGAACCTACCGTGCTTTGCGACGTCACTGGGGCCATGCTCCTCGCGAGCGAGGAAACCTTTGGGCCTGTGGCTCCGCTGTTTCGCTTTGTAAACGAAGATGATGTGATACGCCAGGCAAACGACACCGAGTTCGGGCTGGCTGCCTATTTTTACGCGGCAGACCTAGCGCGGGTATTCCGCATCGCTGAAGCTCTCGAGTACGGAATGGTCGGCGTCAATACCGGGTTGATTTCGACAGCCGAAGCTCCCTTTGGCGGCGTCAAGTCCTCCGGCCTTGGCCGGGAAGGTTCCAAATATGGCATCGATGATTTCAGCGAGATCAAGTACGTCTGTCTTGGCGGCATCGCCTGA
- a CDS encoding LLM class flavin-dependent oxidoreductase, whose translation MSKRAGQLKLGAFLYPTGHHIAAWRHPQAQADAGSNFAHYAELAQIAEAAKFDLIFMADGVGTRGTDTEALSRTAIRYVAQFEPLTLLSALAALTERVGFVATASTTYNEPYHIARKFASLDHISGGRAGWNLVTSASEDEAHNFNRDHHVAHVERYERAEEFADVVRGLWDTWEEDAFLRDKDSGIYYDPSKQHLLNHRGTHFKVRGPLNVARAPQGHPVIVQAGSSEPGKDLAARTAEVIFTAHQNIEDARAFYSDVKGGLARFGRSPDDLKIMPGIFPVIGKTESEANEKFEQIQELIHPAVGLSLLNGMAGDVDLSKYPLDGPLPKVTETNGSKSRQKLMIDLARRENLTIRQLYLRVAGARGHWQIVGTPEHIVDQMEDWFTTGAADGFNVMPPHLPVGLTDFVEHIVPELRRRGLFRTEYEGRTLRSHLGLREPQHPARSAVAAE comes from the coding sequence ATGAGCAAACGTGCGGGCCAATTGAAACTCGGAGCGTTCCTTTATCCGACAGGACATCATATTGCCGCGTGGCGTCACCCGCAGGCTCAGGCTGACGCCGGATCGAATTTCGCCCATTACGCCGAACTTGCCCAGATCGCTGAGGCGGCGAAGTTCGATTTGATCTTCATGGCCGATGGCGTCGGCACACGCGGCACTGATACGGAGGCGCTCAGCCGCACTGCAATCCGCTACGTGGCCCAGTTCGAACCGCTGACACTGCTTTCAGCTCTGGCAGCCCTAACCGAGCGAGTGGGGTTCGTTGCCACGGCTTCCACAACCTATAACGAACCTTACCACATCGCCCGCAAGTTCGCCTCGCTGGATCATATCAGCGGCGGACGCGCCGGCTGGAACCTGGTGACGTCAGCAAGCGAGGACGAAGCGCATAATTTCAATCGCGATCACCACGTCGCCCATGTCGAGCGCTACGAGCGGGCCGAGGAGTTTGCCGATGTTGTTCGCGGATTGTGGGATACATGGGAAGAGGACGCCTTCCTGCGCGACAAGGACAGCGGCATCTACTACGACCCATCAAAACAGCATCTCCTTAATCATCGTGGCACGCATTTCAAGGTCCGCGGTCCGCTCAATGTCGCGCGTGCGCCGCAGGGGCATCCTGTAATCGTACAGGCAGGCTCATCCGAGCCCGGCAAGGATCTGGCGGCGCGCACCGCTGAAGTCATTTTCACCGCGCACCAGAATATCGAGGATGCGCGTGCCTTCTACAGCGACGTCAAGGGCGGGCTTGCCCGCTTTGGACGTTCGCCGGACGACCTGAAGATCATGCCCGGCATTTTTCCGGTAATCGGTAAGACTGAATCCGAAGCAAACGAAAAATTCGAGCAGATCCAGGAGCTGATCCATCCAGCCGTTGGCCTGTCACTGCTCAACGGCATGGCGGGAGATGTCGACCTGTCGAAGTATCCGCTGGACGGGCCGCTCCCGAAAGTCACTGAGACCAATGGCAGCAAGAGCCGCCAGAAACTGATGATCGATCTTGCGCGCCGGGAGAACCTGACCATCCGTCAGCTTTATCTGCGTGTCGCCGGGGCACGTGGGCATTGGCAGATCGTTGGAACACCGGAACATATCGTCGACCAGATGGAAGATTGGTTCACCACGGGTGCAGCTGATGGCTTCAACGTCATGCCGCCGCATCTGCCTGTCGGCCTTACGGATTTCGTCGAGCACATCGTCCCCGAATTGCGTCGCCGAGGTCTCTTCCGTACCGAATATGAAGGCCGCACGCTCCGTAGCCATCTTGGCCTCCGTGAACCGCAGCATCCGGCGCGCTCTGCTGTCGCAGCTGAATAA
- a CDS encoding NADPH-dependent oxidoreductase: MSKAAGEATTTSEKIGTDLISKLLQQRYGAQQNLSGSLPATDIIETLLAHRSVRFYLPQSVPVTALELAVSAAQSAPSSSNLQAWSVVAVGDKDRKARINAVAGNQKQIDQAPLFLVWLADLSRLRRVATNQGSTSDGLDYLESFLLAVIDAALAAQNAVIAFESLGLGTCYIGALRNNPIAVAKELALPKEVLPVFGLTVGYPDPAIRTDIKPRLPKTKVLHSEQYENDSKSADFSDYNEVLRAFQKIQLLPAIDWTEQISRRIETKDALKNRHELSAAIKTLGFKLK; encoded by the coding sequence ATGTCCAAAGCTGCCGGTGAAGCCACCACTACGTCAGAAAAAATCGGGACTGACCTGATCAGTAAGTTGCTGCAGCAACGTTATGGGGCACAACAAAACTTGTCAGGCTCTCTTCCGGCGACGGACATCATCGAAACACTCCTCGCCCACCGGAGCGTGCGGTTCTACCTGCCGCAATCGGTACCAGTAACAGCGCTGGAACTTGCCGTCTCGGCGGCTCAATCCGCTCCGAGCTCTTCAAATTTGCAAGCATGGAGCGTGGTGGCCGTTGGAGACAAGGACCGCAAGGCGCGCATCAACGCCGTCGCCGGAAATCAAAAGCAGATCGATCAAGCCCCATTATTCCTTGTCTGGTTGGCAGACCTTTCCCGATTACGGAGGGTAGCTACCAATCAAGGATCAACGTCCGACGGACTGGATTACCTCGAGAGCTTTCTTCTTGCAGTTATCGATGCCGCGCTCGCTGCTCAAAATGCTGTCATAGCGTTTGAATCGCTTGGTCTGGGAACCTGCTATATCGGTGCCCTGCGAAACAATCCAATCGCTGTTGCCAAAGAGCTAGCACTTCCAAAAGAGGTATTGCCGGTGTTTGGTCTAACGGTTGGCTATCCCGACCCGGCGATCAGAACCGATATCAAACCCCGCCTTCCCAAAACCAAGGTGTTGCACAGCGAACAGTACGAAAACGATTCAAAATCTGCAGATTTCAGCGACTACAACGAGGTTTTGCGTGCTTTTCAAAAGATACAACTGTTGCCGGCAATCGATTGGACTGAACAAATAAGCCGGCGGATCGAAACGAAGGATGCGCTGAAAAATCGCCATGAGTTGTCGGCCGCAATCAAGACCCTGGGCTTCAAGCTTAAGTAG
- a CDS encoding ABC transporter ATP-binding protein, giving the protein MTSKAHIRIGNVSRRFRVNGGDLTALDQVSLDVRAGEFVTIVGASGCGKSTLLRLGAGLDIDHDGTVEHDGKPVTGPSLDRGIVFQEPRLFPWLTVERNVALGLENAPFSKVEKRELVAKQIALVGLTGFEKAYPHQLSGGMAQRAGIARGLVNRPDVLFLDEPFGALDAITKARLQGELQEIWAKEQITMVLVTHDVDEAVYLGDRVVIMSPRPGRIREIVPVDLPHPRERTSSQLASIRNHILEILNTTTGSDQLKTVTKQPTPQTRPVARPGPVHAALRANPGGRPLFSTEI; this is encoded by the coding sequence ATGACCAGTAAAGCCCATATCAGGATTGGCAATGTGAGCCGGCGCTTCCGTGTCAATGGCGGCGATCTCACAGCACTTGATCAGGTCAGCCTTGATGTCCGGGCGGGCGAGTTTGTTACCATCGTCGGCGCCAGTGGTTGCGGCAAGTCGACGTTGCTGCGTCTTGGTGCAGGGCTCGATATCGACCATGATGGCACCGTAGAACATGATGGCAAACCAGTTACAGGACCGAGCCTTGATCGTGGCATCGTGTTTCAGGAGCCGCGGCTGTTTCCGTGGTTGACCGTTGAACGCAATGTGGCGCTCGGGCTAGAAAATGCGCCGTTCTCGAAGGTCGAGAAGCGTGAACTCGTGGCAAAGCAGATCGCGCTCGTGGGTTTGACCGGGTTCGAAAAGGCTTATCCACACCAGCTATCGGGCGGCATGGCGCAACGCGCGGGGATTGCGCGGGGTCTCGTCAATCGTCCGGATGTTCTCTTTCTCGATGAGCCGTTCGGAGCGCTCGACGCTATTACCAAGGCCCGCCTCCAGGGAGAACTGCAGGAAATCTGGGCCAAGGAACAGATTACCATGGTGCTTGTCACGCATGATGTGGATGAGGCGGTTTATCTCGGTGACCGCGTCGTTATCATGTCACCGCGTCCGGGCCGTATCAGGGAAATCGTGCCCGTGGACCTGCCGCACCCGCGTGAGCGCACGTCATCGCAACTCGCAAGCATCCGCAATCACATTCTCGAAATTCTCAACACAACAACTGGCAGCGATCAGCTAAAGACGGTCACGAAACAACCAACACCACAGACGCGTCCAGTTGCCAGGCCGGGACCGGTCCACGCTGCCTTGCGCGCCAATCCCGGCGGGCGGCCACTCTTTTCAACGGAGATTTGA
- a CDS encoding IS5 family transposase has translation MSDQFWLTKAQLKRIEPFFPRTRGIPRVDDRRVVSGIVHVIRNGLRWRDAPVVYGPHKTLYNRFVRWSRTGIFDRIFSNLAAESGPPDRVMIDSTHLKAHRTAGSLLKRGDSPRLIGRTIGGLNSKLHAVCDGAGRPVIFLLTEGQMSDHKGATLIYPILPDAETLIADKGYDSDAFREALAGRGITPCIPPRAKRRLPTTYCKTLYRQRHKVENMFARLKDWRRISMRYDRCAHTFFSAICIAATVIFWLGQ, from the coding sequence ATGTCTGATCAATTCTGGCTGACTAAGGCTCAGCTTAAGCGCATTGAACCCTTTTTCCCGCGGACGCGTGGCATTCCGCGCGTGGACGACCGGCGTGTGGTCAGCGGGATAGTCCATGTGATCCGGAATGGTCTGCGATGGCGGGATGCGCCCGTGGTCTATGGCCCCCACAAGACGCTCTACAACCGGTTCGTTCGCTGGTCCCGCACGGGTATCTTCGACCGAATCTTCTCCAACCTAGCGGCCGAGAGCGGCCCGCCCGACCGCGTGATGATCGACAGCACGCATCTTAAGGCGCATCGGACGGCCGGCAGTCTGCTCAAAAGGGGGGATTCACCCCGTCTCATCGGCCGCACGATAGGCGGGCTAAACTCCAAGCTGCACGCGGTTTGCGATGGCGCCGGCCGGCCAGTAATCTTTCTTCTCACAGAAGGACAAATGAGTGACCATAAGGGCGCGACTCTGATCTATCCAATACTTCCAGACGCGGAGACGCTTATTGCCGACAAGGGCTATGATAGTGATGCATTCCGAGAGGCTCTCGCCGGCCGCGGCATCACGCCTTGCATTCCACCGCGAGCCAAGCGCCGGTTGCCCACAACATACTGCAAGACTTTGTATCGACAGCGCCACAAGGTCGAGAATATGTTCGCAAGGCTAAAAGACTGGCGGCGTATCTCAATGCGCTACGACCGCTGCGCCCACACATTCTTCAGCGCTATCTGCATCGCGGCAACCGTTATCTTTTGGCTCGGTCAATGA
- a CDS encoding ABC transporter substrate-binding protein — MKLSHFTRRAVLATFALAALASPALSEEPVTINVGYAAIGLDNRPYAEGTSAATARAGEYLEKEFANDPNVKIEWFFFKGAGPAVNEAFANNQLDFAYQGDLPSLIGRANGLKTKYLLASGARKPLYLAVAKDSDIKSVADLKGKKVAYQRGTNGHLAAIKILEANGLTEKDIQVINLDSAGTVAALTSQDIDAAFGDTTLINLAAKGSAKVIYTTKGDDPRFGRNAGIIAREDFIDKHPEITQRVVDAFVKAAQWSSDEPNRAALFELWHKSGTPIPILEDYFSNDKLAYRNSPLVDALLVSQYVEQGAKAKEFGLIRRDVSVEGWFEPKYLNASLEKLGLQNFWRAYGANGKPLGS, encoded by the coding sequence ATGAAGCTATCCCACTTCACCCGACGCGCGGTTCTGGCGACATTTGCTTTGGCCGCCCTTGCGTCGCCGGCCCTCTCTGAAGAACCCGTGACAATCAACGTCGGTTATGCCGCGATCGGGCTTGATAACCGCCCCTATGCCGAAGGAACGTCCGCCGCGACGGCGAGAGCCGGCGAGTATCTCGAAAAGGAATTTGCCAACGATCCAAACGTCAAGATCGAGTGGTTCTTCTTCAAGGGCGCCGGTCCGGCAGTTAACGAAGCTTTTGCCAACAACCAGCTCGACTTTGCCTATCAGGGCGATCTTCCGTCATTGATCGGCCGCGCCAATGGCCTCAAGACAAAATACCTGCTGGCAAGCGGGGCGCGCAAACCGCTTTATCTCGCAGTCGCCAAGGATTCTGACATCAAGTCGGTCGCGGACCTCAAAGGCAAGAAGGTAGCCTATCAGCGCGGCACTAATGGACATCTCGCAGCCATCAAGATCCTTGAGGCCAACGGCCTGACCGAGAAGGATATCCAAGTCATCAATCTCGATAGCGCCGGAACAGTAGCCGCGCTGACCAGCCAGGACATTGATGCCGCCTTTGGCGACACGACCTTGATAAATCTTGCTGCGAAGGGCAGTGCCAAGGTGATCTATACCACCAAGGGTGATGATCCTCGCTTCGGCCGCAACGCCGGTATCATCGCACGCGAGGATTTCATCGATAAACATCCGGAGATTACCCAGCGCGTTGTCGATGCGTTCGTAAAAGCAGCACAGTGGTCTTCGGATGAACCCAACCGCGCGGCGCTATTCGAACTCTGGCACAAGTCCGGTACGCCGATCCCCATTCTCGAAGACTATTTCAGCAATGACAAACTAGCCTATCGCAATTCGCCACTTGTCGATGCTTTACTTGTCTCGCAATACGTGGAACAGGGCGCCAAAGCCAAGGAATTTGGTTTGATCCGCCGCGATGTGAGCGTGGAAGGCTGGTTTGAACCGAAATACCTCAACGCTTCGTTGGAAAAACTTGGTTTGCAGAATTTCTGGCGGGCCTATGGTGCAAATGGCAAACCGCTGGGCTCCTAA
- a CDS encoding ABC transporter permease: MPPISSRGLRRFAIALILPLGLLFAWWIASNRGWLPEQILPSPTYVYSTALEMIASGEIFYHAGVSLLRVVIGFLFGALAGLTLGMAMGLSRRMDDYIRPLFLAFAQIPTLGWIPLLMLIFGIGETLKIIVIAKGALVPMTLNTAAGIRAVPANLVEVGHALRFSRWQTLRLIVLPGAAPSIFTGIRYGLTHSWTALVGVELLASSEGLGYLLVWGRQMFWLDVVIVAMIAVGIIGFLMDKGLDAFETYIQRWKHEEGR, encoded by the coding sequence ATGCCACCGATAAGCAGTCGTGGACTCCGTCGGTTCGCCATCGCATTGATTTTGCCATTGGGCCTACTCTTCGCCTGGTGGATAGCGTCCAACCGGGGCTGGCTGCCGGAACAGATTCTTCCATCGCCCACCTATGTCTATTCCACGGCACTGGAGATGATTGCCTCCGGGGAAATCTTCTATCATGCCGGTGTCAGCTTGCTGCGCGTGGTTATCGGATTTTTGTTCGGGGCTCTCGCCGGGCTAACGCTTGGCATGGCAATGGGCTTATCACGCCGGATGGATGATTATATCAGACCGCTGTTTTTGGCCTTCGCTCAGATCCCGACGCTCGGATGGATACCGTTGCTGATGCTCATCTTCGGTATTGGCGAAACATTGAAGATTATTGTCATTGCCAAGGGCGCTCTTGTCCCGATGACGTTGAATACGGCAGCAGGCATCCGCGCAGTTCCTGCCAATCTCGTGGAAGTCGGCCATGCCCTTCGGTTCAGCCGCTGGCAGACTTTGCGTCTGATCGTTCTTCCGGGTGCAGCACCTTCCATTTTTACCGGCATTCGCTACGGCCTTACCCATTCCTGGACCGCGCTTGTCGGTGTAGAACTCCTCGCTTCTTCCGAAGGGCTTGGTTATCTGCTTGTGTGGGGACGCCAGATGTTCTGGCTTGACGTGGTGATCGTTGCGATGATTGCCGTCGGCATCATCGGTTTCCTTATGGACAAGGGACTCGACGCTTTCGAAACCTATATCCAGCGCTGGAAGCATGAGGAGGGTAGGTGA
- a CDS encoding glutathione S-transferase family protein — MTITITAFERSPDGGKGLARDMRVRWALEEVGQPYDVRLLSFKAMKEPAHLAVHPFGQIPTYEEGDLGLFETGAIVFHIAERHAGLLPDDANARARAITWMFAALSTVEPPILELGTARLLEGDKSWSAQRMPLVEDRVRNRLGQLSRRLGDADWLDGAFSAGDLMMVSVLLKLTASGVLDEYPNLSAYVARGEARPAYKRAFDAQLAINKPPAG; from the coding sequence ATGACTATTACAATTACGGCCTTTGAACGGTCGCCCGATGGCGGCAAGGGTCTGGCGCGTGACATGCGCGTTCGCTGGGCGCTTGAAGAAGTGGGCCAGCCTTACGATGTTCGTCTTCTTTCGTTTAAAGCTATGAAGGAACCCGCACATCTAGCGGTTCATCCTTTCGGGCAGATTCCGACCTACGAAGAAGGCGATCTCGGCTTGTTCGAGACGGGGGCGATCGTGTTCCATATCGCGGAGCGCCATGCGGGCCTGTTGCCAGACGATGCGAATGCCCGGGCGCGCGCGATCACATGGATGTTCGCCGCGCTCAGCACGGTGGAGCCGCCGATCCTTGAACTCGGAACCGCTAGGCTCCTTGAGGGCGACAAGTCCTGGTCCGCGCAACGCATGCCTCTCGTCGAGGATCGCGTCCGTAACCGGCTGGGCCAACTTTCCCGTCGCCTTGGCGATGCCGACTGGCTCGATGGCGCGTTCAGCGCGGGCGACCTGATGATGGTGTCGGTGCTGCTCAAGTTGACAGCGTCGGGTGTGCTGGACGAATACCCGAACCTCTCCGCCTATGTGGCCCGCGGCGAAGCGCGGCCCGCCTACAAGCGTGCCTTCGACGCGCAATTGGCTATCAACAAGCCACCGGCCGGCTGA
- a CDS encoding ABC transporter permease, with translation MSLAAAFQARRAVKIRRGLTLPFLLLVLWEVSSRSGLVDARFLPSLEVVFLTAKRELIDNNLIGELGFSLFRNVAGFLIGSVIGILFATLLALSRTADALITPTFNGLKQISLLAWIPLISIWFGFGEQAKIVFVAIAAFIPVVLNTYEGMRNAPRDLIEVGHALKFTPLQLITRIFLPAALPSIATGVHLGLIYSWLATVGAEYFLAVGPGVGGLIIAGRERFDMALVMVGVIILGLVGFILNRLAATVETYLLRWRVSVH, from the coding sequence ATGTCTCTCGCAGCAGCCTTTCAAGCGAGACGCGCGGTTAAGATACGGCGCGGATTGACACTTCCTTTCCTCCTGCTCGTTCTGTGGGAAGTGTCCAGCCGCAGCGGCTTGGTAGATGCCCGCTTTCTGCCTTCGCTGGAAGTTGTATTTCTCACCGCCAAGCGTGAACTGATTGACAACAATCTAATCGGTGAACTCGGTTTCAGCCTGTTCCGGAATGTCGCTGGCTTTCTCATCGGGTCGGTCATCGGCATCCTTTTTGCAACACTGCTTGCGCTGTCGCGTACCGCAGATGCGTTGATTACGCCGACCTTCAACGGATTGAAGCAGATCTCGCTGCTCGCCTGGATTCCGCTGATTTCCATCTGGTTCGGGTTCGGCGAACAGGCAAAAATCGTCTTTGTCGCCATCGCCGCCTTCATTCCGGTCGTGCTCAACACTTATGAAGGCATGCGCAATGCGCCCCGCGACCTGATCGAGGTCGGTCACGCACTGAAGTTCACGCCGTTGCAGCTCATCACGCGCATTTTTCTCCCCGCCGCCTTGCCATCCATCGCAACCGGCGTTCACCTCGGCCTGATCTATTCCTGGCTTGCGACCGTGGGCGCAGAATATTTCCTGGCGGTTGGTCCGGGTGTAGGCGGCCTGATCATCGCCGGCCGCGAACGTTTCGACATGGCGCTCGTCATGGTCGGCGTGATCATACTCGGTCTGGTCGGCTTCATTCTCAATCGGCTCGCCGCTACCGTTGAGACCTATCTCCTCCGCTGGCGCGTCAGCGTGCACTGA